The Gillisia sp. Hel_I_86 genome has a segment encoding these proteins:
- a CDS encoding DsrE family protein: MIRSLFILISLAISTASFAQEAHSGEVIKEYGKIYEVSNPDFKTDTTAQFKVVFDVAKNFDNPSQPNKLIETAARFINMHRAAGIPAKNIQVALVIHGGAYPEILKDEFYNEKFPEISVNPNAELISLLANQGVQVILCGQTAAHRKITKSEVLPEVQIALSAMTALVQLQNKGYRLINF, translated from the coding sequence ATGATAAGAAGCCTTTTTATTCTAATAAGCCTTGCTATTTCTACCGCATCTTTTGCTCAAGAAGCACATTCCGGGGAGGTGATCAAGGAATACGGAAAAATCTATGAAGTTTCCAATCCTGACTTTAAAACAGATACTACTGCGCAATTCAAAGTGGTTTTTGATGTGGCCAAAAATTTTGATAATCCTTCCCAACCAAACAAGCTTATAGAAACGGCAGCCAGGTTTATAAATATGCACAGGGCTGCCGGTATACCTGCTAAAAACATTCAGGTTGCATTGGTAATTCATGGAGGGGCTTATCCTGAAATATTAAAGGACGAATTCTACAACGAGAAATTTCCTGAAATCTCTGTAAATCCGAATGCCGAATTAATTTCACTTTTGGCAAATCAAGGAGTCCAGGTGATTTTATGTGGTCAAACTGCTGCTCATAGAAAAATCACAAAATCTGAAGTATTACCGGAAGTTCAAATAGCGCTTTCTGCAATGACGGCCTTGGTACAGCTTCAAAATAAAGGCTATCGCCTTATTAATTTTTAA